The following are encoded in a window of Rubrobacter calidifluminis genomic DNA:
- a CDS encoding SIS domain-containing protein — protein MTYLQDILDQPENIERVGRFFAAELRKLDLSRFEAGSLVFTGMGSSYFASLPAVFAARRAGRRAFALTASELLESGGDHLGDCYVGISQSGKSAETVRAFSQVEAPRLSLTNDGGGLLAEVSDQVLAIGSGRDTAVAVKTHTATICALACLVALLLGEEAPGMDRLPTLMGEVLEDSSPVAREVAETFAGMGAHPDFVGRGVSFATAEEAALLFREVTREPAASLDTLQYLHGPIEVAGNGYGCVIFGSGREVRLAEDLASYGATVLLVTTSQAHERENLRVVHLPQIEDTLLPVLEILPVQLLAYYMARARGLQADGFRHHQPDTKLAQA, from the coding sequence TTGACGTACCTGCAGGATATCCTCGACCAGCCGGAGAACATCGAACGGGTCGGCCGTTTCTTCGCGGCGGAGCTCCGGAAGTTGGATCTTTCCCGCTTCGAGGCCGGTTCTCTCGTCTTCACGGGCATGGGGTCGAGCTATTTCGCCTCACTTCCTGCCGTCTTCGCCGCGCGCCGTGCGGGGCGCAGGGCCTTCGCGTTGACCGCCTCGGAGCTACTGGAGTCCGGAGGTGATCACCTGGGAGACTGCTACGTCGGGATCTCGCAGTCGGGAAAGAGCGCCGAGACGGTACGAGCCTTCTCCCAGGTGGAGGCACCCCGCCTCTCTCTCACCAACGATGGAGGGGGACTGCTCGCCGAGGTCTCGGACCAGGTCCTCGCCATAGGCTCTGGGCGGGATACCGCCGTGGCGGTCAAAACTCACACCGCGACGATCTGTGCCCTGGCCTGCCTGGTAGCCCTCCTGCTCGGCGAGGAGGCTCCTGGGATGGACCGCCTGCCCACCCTCATGGGGGAGGTGCTCGAGGATAGCTCCCCGGTAGCACGGGAGGTGGCCGAAACTTTCGCAGGCATGGGTGCTCACCCGGACTTCGTGGGGCGCGGGGTGTCTTTCGCCACCGCGGAGGAGGCGGCGCTGCTCTTCCGGGAGGTAACGAGAGAGCCCGCCGCCAGCCTGGACACCCTGCAGTACCTGCACGGCCCGATAGAGGTGGCCGGGAACGGCTACGGATGCGTGATCTTCGGCTCCGGGAGGGAGGTCAGGCTGGCCGAGGACCTGGCCTCGTACGGGGCTACCGTGCTTCTCGTCACAACATCGCAAGCTCACGAACGAGAGAACCTGAGGGTGGTGCATCTTCCTCAGATCGAGGACACCCTGCTGCCGGTGCTCGAGATACTGCCCGTCCAGCTCCTAGCCTACTATATGGCCCGGGCGCGCGGGTTGCAGGCCGACGGATTTCGCCACCATCAGCCCGACACCAAGCTAGCGCAGGCGTGA
- a CDS encoding carbohydrate kinase family protein — translation MKLAVVGNVNADLLVWPVEELPPPGADQLVESMEIRAAGGAGNTALALAALGRPPLLAGCVGEDHFGKFILESLSTAGVATDHVTIVPKARTGISIALEAPGRDRSFLTFSGSLERFNLSMVPMEEIRSSDLLLLCGYFNLTALRGRPARQLLLEARSAGSLTLFDSDWDLHGWTREARKEVADLLPLVDIFLPNEDEARMLTGLSDQEAAACRLQRISGGWVVVKLGREGCLAVGPTGKHRVPAPRTRARDTTGAGDAFNGGLMFALSSGIGWKDSLRFATRLASEVVSRPSHDRYPSAEEVNKEVDR, via the coding sequence GTGAAGCTGGCGGTCGTCGGTAACGTAAACGCCGACCTCCTGGTCTGGCCGGTGGAAGAACTCCCCCCTCCTGGCGCGGACCAGCTGGTCGAGTCGATGGAGATACGAGCCGCGGGCGGCGCCGGCAACACCGCCCTCGCCCTCGCCGCTCTGGGACGCCCGCCGCTGCTGGCAGGTTGCGTCGGCGAGGACCACTTCGGGAAGTTTATCCTGGAGAGCCTCTCGACGGCGGGCGTGGCTACCGACCATGTGACCATCGTCCCGAAGGCACGAACCGGAATCTCGATAGCCCTCGAGGCACCCGGGCGTGATCGCTCCTTTCTGACCTTCTCCGGTTCTCTCGAGAGGTTCAACCTCTCGATGGTGCCTATGGAGGAGATCAGGTCGAGCGATCTTCTGCTCCTATGCGGGTACTTCAACCTGACCGCGCTGCGCGGCCGTCCCGCCCGGCAGCTGCTGCTGGAGGCGCGCTCCGCGGGCTCGCTCACCCTCTTCGATAGCGACTGGGATCTGCACGGATGGACCAGAGAGGCCCGAAAAGAGGTGGCGGATCTACTGCCACTCGTCGACATCTTCCTCCCGAACGAGGACGAGGCCAGGATGCTCACCGGTCTCTCGGATCAGGAGGCCGCCGCATGCCGGTTGCAGAGAATCTCTGGCGGATGGGTGGTGGTCAAGCTGGGGAGGGAGGGATGCCTGGCCGTCGGTCCTACGGGGAAGCACAGGGTACCTGCCCCCAGGACCAGGGCCCGGGATACTACCGGAGCCGGTGATGCCTTCAACGGAGGGCTGATGTTCGCCCTGAGCTCAGGGATCGGCTGGAAAGATTCCCTCCGCTTCGCCACCCGTCTGGCCTCCGAGGTGGTCTCACGCCCCTCGCACGACCGCTACCCTTCTGCGGAAGAGGTGAACAAGGAAGTGGATCGGTAG